TTGGTGTATGAAATGTGAAAGTTACAGCTACAACCGAAATGAGTGCACTGTGCACGGCGTGCACTGATCGTGATTATTAGAAACCGCGTACTTAAAGGTGCACCCCTGTCGCTTTCCGATATTGTCAAAAAAGCTTCGGTGCtaggcttctttgattcaaaggggTTATAATGAAATTCTGGAGGAGTTTAATCCTTAGAAAATTTTCCTGTACTGAGTCAGAATAGCAATTCATAGAAAAACAAATCATAGGACTCATTTGCACTGGATTGATCCGTAAATAAAAAATCATCCACGCAAACCTCTTGTTTAGAATCATATGACTTTCCGTTGTACAGCAAAACATCCTACGGGCTTTTTTTATCAAGAACTTTATTCTTACACCTCAAAATTTTCTATGAAAAAGGTGTAGTGTGTTCATACCAAATTTTAACAAAATATAATCGGAAAATAAATTTTCATATGTAGTTTACACAAAGGGAAAAACGACAAATACATAATTCAAAATAGGCTTATTTCTATCGCATTTGGACTGGAATATTATTTTCTGTGTAGCCTACAAATCATTGTATGGCTTAATTAAACTTCTTGGATACGCAGATAACATGTATATGTTTTTACATGATTTTTCGTATTTTTTAAAAGTGGTATTTTTTCGCACatagaggaaaaaaagagaaaaggatcCTAATCCTAGGGTTAATCAATTTTAGCTAGTTGATGGGAAAATACGAATTAATGGTAATTCGCTTAGAgcgatttagttcggggaaagggGAAGAGTAAGAAAAATGAGATACAAATTCCATGCTCACAGCCCATCTGCTACCCTGCTATCGGTTCAACGGAATTACTGAAAGTGATAAGGTTGTTCACAACTTGGGCGATTGTATGCTTCTGCATGCTGCTCTCCTACGATCAACTGAAAAGTGCCACATCTATCTGGACGAAAACTACTCCAACTTTTCTAAACTACTTTTTCATATGGTTGGCTGCCAGTTGGAGCACTAAGCGGAGGCGTGCAGTCCCGCGTCTCCAAAAGGCAAAGCTAACAAGCCTAGTCAGAGTTGGAATAAATAGCGTACATGCTTGTCTAGTTTTGATTGGTTGAATTCGCTTATAAATAGGAAGATCAAGGCGCATGCACTTGCAAGTATGTAGCAACACAAGCTTAGCCATGACGATGAGGAAGCGCCCCTCCTTGTCCTCCCTTCTCGTAGCAGCGCTGCTGCTTATGCTTCTTCCATTGTTTGCTCTTGCTGCAGGGAGGCACAACCTGATCACTAGAGACCCCCGATACGACCCATACGCGAACCCAAATCCAGAACCACTACCAGGAAAACAACCAGATCCAAACCCTCAACCATTACCAAACCCACAACCACTGCCCGGACCACGACCGGACCCAAACCCGCAACCACTACCCGAGCCTAAACCTGACCCAAAACCACTGCCAGAGCCACAACCTGATCCAAACGCTCAACCATTACCAGGACCGCATCCTGACCCAAATCCACAACCACTGCCAGAGCCACGACCTGATCCAAACGCTCAACCATTACCAGGACCGCATCCTGACCCAAATCCACAACCATTGTCAGGTCGAATCCCACAACCGTTCATCGGCCCACAGTCAAGCCTGAACCGGCAGCCACGACCAGACCCACGGTCAAATGAATACCCTCATCCATTAGCAGGATCACAGCCCGATCCCAATCCACAACCATTACCAGACCCAAACCCGAAACCATTGCCGAACCAACAACCAAACCCAAACCCTCAGCCATTACCAGGACCGCAGCCTGATCCAAACCCACAACCATTACCAGACCCAAACCCAAAACCATTGCCGAACCCACAGCCAAACCCAAATCCTCACCCATTACCAGGACCGCAGCCTGATCCAAACCCACAACCATTACCAGACCCAAACCCGAAACCATTGCCGAACCCACAGCCAAACTCAAACCCTCAACCATTACCAGGACCGCAGCCTGATCCAAACCCGAAACCATTGCCAGACCCACAGCCAAACCCAAACCCTCGGCCATTACCAGGACCGCAGCCTGATCCAAACCCACAACCATTACCAAACTCAAACCCTCAACCATTACCAGGACCGCAGCCTGATCCAAACCCGAAACCATTGCCAGACCCACAGCCAAACCCAAACCCTCGGCCATTACCAGGACCGCAGCCTGATCCAAACCCACAACCATTACCAAACCCAAACCCACAACCACTGCCAGGCCCACAGCCGGACCCGAATGCACAGCCAAAACCACCACTTGGGACACAAGCAGAAAAGGAAAATGTGGAGCAAACATCCTAGAGGAGCCGCTAGGATGAGATGTTCGTGTACTACGACCGCGCCAGATATAGTACACTCATGACTTATAATGCCAGCTGGATGAAATAAGTGGCGTGTTGTACCCACCACCATCAAGTCATTCCATGCTATATAATGTCAAGATCAATCAAGATTAGGGTATGATGCCCATGTAAATCTTGTGATTGTCCTGACTTACTTTTCTAGCTTTGTATGTGTGTGCTGGTTGTACTATGATTTGTGTGATGATATATATTAAAATTTCTACTTTGTACCTTTAGTTTTATCATTTTTTTACATGAATTGTGTGGAAAGGATTTACCACAAGCTTCAAGTTTGTGCTAGTAAGAAAGGTGGAAACTTATTTACAGGGTAAATCCTAGCGCAAGTTTAAACTTAAGAGTGAACAAATCATGGCGCAAATTTGTAACGTGAAGGGAAACATTTCATAAAATGAAAGTTTGAGGTATAAAGTGGCTAGGCTT
Above is a window of Triticum aestivum cultivar Chinese Spring chromosome 6B, IWGSC CS RefSeq v2.1, whole genome shotgun sequence DNA encoding:
- the LOC123135354 gene encoding vegetative cell wall protein gp1 yields the protein MTMRKRPSLSSLLVAALLLMLLPLFALAAGRHNLITRDPRYDPYANPNPEPLPGKQPDPNPQPLPNPQPLPGPRPDPNPQPLPEPKPDPKPLPEPQPDPNAQPLPGPHPDPNPQPLPEPRPDPNAQPLPGPHPDPNPQPLSGRIPQPFIGPQSSLNRQPRPDPRSNEYPHPLAGSQPDPNPQPLPDPNPKPLPNQQPNPNPQPLPGPQPDPNPQPLPDPNPKPLPNPQPNPNPHPLPGPQPDPNPQPLPDPNPKPLPNPQPNSNPQPLPGPQPDPNPKPLPDPQPNPNPRPLPGPQPDPNPQPLPNSNPQPLPGPQPDPNPKPLPDPQPNPNPRPLPGPQPDPNPQPLPNPNPQPLPGPQPDPNAQPKPPLGTQAEKENVEQTS